One genomic segment of Komagataella phaffii GS115 chromosome 4, complete sequence includes these proteins:
- a CDS encoding Beta 6 subunit of the 20S proteasome translates to MSVTSAVSSDYNSGVSNVPIEHQFNPYSDNGGTVLGIAGEDFAILAGDTRHTTGYSINSRYEPKVFSVGDELLITANGFAADGDALVKRFRNQLKWYHFDHKKNLTIKSAARFIQHLLYGKRFFPYYVHTIIAGLDEEGKGAVYSFDPVGSYEREQCRAGGGAASLIMPFLDNQVNFKNQMDPDSNGTAKKELKYLKLDEVISLVRDAFSSATERHINVGDGLEILIVTKDGVRTEYYPLKKD, encoded by the exons ATGAGTGTTACAAGTGCAGTGTCGTCTGATTATAATTCAGGCGTATCCAATGTCCCCATAGAACACCAGTTTAATCCTTACTCTG acaACGGTGGTACAGTTTTGGGAATTGCCGGAGAAGACTTTGCAATTTTAGCAGGAGATACCAGACATACCACAGGCTATTCAATCAATTCCAGATATGAGCCAAAAGTGTTCTCGGTAGGAGACGAATTACTGATCACTGCGAATGGATTCGCAGCAGATGGAGACGCATTGGTCAAGAGATTCCGCAATCAGCTAAAATGGTATCATTTTGATCATAAAAAGAACTTGACGATTAAATCTGCGGCAAGATTCATACAACATTTGCTATATGGAAAACGATTCTTTCCTTACTATGTGCATACTATCATTGCGGGACTGGACGAAGAAGGTAAAGGAGCAGTCTACTCATTTGATCCTGTCGGTTCCTACGAAAGAGAACAATGTAGAGCGGGTGGGGGTGCTGCGTCTTTGATAATGCCTTTCCTAGATAATCAAGtgaatttcaagaaccaAATGGACCCTGACTCGAATGGAacagcaaagaaagaactgaaatACTTAAAATTGGACGAAGTAATCAGTCTGGTTAGAGACGCATTTTCATCGGCCACTGAGAGACACATTAACGTCGGTGACGGGCTGGAGATCCTGATCGTGACTAAAGATGGCGTCAGGACTGAATATTatcctttgaagaaggacTGA